The Saccharopolyspora gregorii genomic interval GTGCCGAAGCTGCTGGTCACCGGGCAGACGGATGCCGCGGTGCTGCTGCTGCCGAACGCGATGCTGAGCAGCTGGCCGGGCGGGGTCCTGACGTCGTTGACGGCGGCCGGCGCGTTCGCGGCGTTCGTGTCGACCTCGTCCGGGCTGGTGGTGAGCCTGTCCGGGGTGGTGTCGTCGAACTTCCAGCGGGTGCGGGGCTGGCACATGCCGCTGCTGCTGCTCGCCTCGGCGGCGGTGCCGATGGTGCTGGCGCTGCTGGTGGCGGAGCAGGACTTGGCGCGCAGCATCGGGTTGGCGTTCGCGATGGCGGCGTCGACGTTCTGCCCGCTGCTGGTGCTGGGGGTGTGGTGGCGCGGGCTGACGGCGTTCGGCGCGGCGGCCGGTCTGGTGGCGGGCGGCGCGCTGGTGCTGGCGGCGCTGGTGGTGGGAGCGCTGCGTCCGGGCGGCGAAGGGGTGCTGGCGGAGCTGGTGCAACAGCCGGCCCTGGTGAGCGTCCCGGTGGCGTTCCTGGTGATGGTGCTGGTCAGCGCGGGCACCAAGCGGCAGCTCCCGGAGGGCGTGTCCCGGGTGATGCTGCGCATGCACGCGCCGGACCGGCTGGGTTTCCAGGACGATCGGCGGGTGCGCAAGCCCGTGCCGAGCAAGGATTCCGGCGGTCGGCACCGGCGTTAGCCCGATCGGATCAGCTCGTTCGGCGGTGCGGTGCGTCGGCGGCGGGCGCCCGGCGACCGGTGGTGGTGGCCCCGGGCCGGTGATCAGCGCGAACGTGGTCTCGGGACCGGGCTTCCCCGGTGCTCACCGCGTGCGATCGGCGGCCGGTGCGCGCTGCTCCGCGCCGTCGCGTCCGGTTCGTCCGGGTGGTCGGCCGGGCGACTCGCTGACCTGCCGAGTCTCGTATTGGGCCGAACGGGTAGATGGCGTGACAGAGGTCACCCCGCGTGTCATGATCAGGGATATGTCGGCGCTTCGGTCACCCAGCGGATTGATATCAATCCACGTTCGGGGTCTTTCCAGATTCGGACGAACTACGTAGCGTTCGCGCGTCGACAGGAGATAGAGGTCACACGTCGCCGGCGGGTGCGACCTCTCCTACCCAGGAGGACAACCGTGAGCTCCACGGGCCAGAGCGACCCCAGCCCCGGCAGCGACCCCAGCGCCAGCGGCGACCCAGGTCCCGCCATCGACGCCGAGACCTGGGCGGCCGCGCAGAACAGCCCCGAATTCGCCACGCTCCGGCAACGGCTGCGCAAATTCGTCTTCCCGGTATCGGCGATCTTCCTCGTCTGGTACCTGATCTACGTCCTGCTCGCCGACTACGCGCACGGGTTCATGAGCATCAAGCTCATCGGCAACATCAACGTGGGCCTGGTGCTCGGGCTGCTGCAGTTCGTCTCCACCTTCCTCATCACGACGCTCTACGTCCGGTACGCCAACAAGAACCTGGACCCGGTCGCCGAGCAGATCCGCGAACGCGTCGAAGGAGAGCAGCGGTGACCACACTCCAGGCCGCCCACCCGTTCCTCGCGCAGCAGACCGACACCGCGTCCAACCGGTGGCTCAACATCGGCATCTTCGGGCTGTTCGTGCTGGTCACGCTGGTCATCGTGTTCCGCGCCAGCCGCAACACGCGCACCGCCTCGGACTACTACGCGGCGGGCCGGGCGTTCAGCGGGCCGCAGAACGGCATCGCGATCTCCGGTGACTACCTGTCGGCGGCGTCGTTCCTCGGCATCGCCGGGGCCATCGCCGTGTACGGCTACGACGGGTTCCTCTACTCGATCGGCTTCCTCGTCGCCTGGCTGGTGGCGCTGCTGCTGGTCGCGGAGCTGCTGCGCAACACCGGCCGCTACACGATGGCCGACGTGCTCAGCTTCCGGATGCGGGAACGCCCGGTGCGCACCGCCGCCTCGCTGTCCACCCTGGCGGTCTCGTTCTTCTACCTGCTCGCCCAGATGGCCGGCGCCGGCGGGCTCATCGCGCTGCTGCTCGGCATCGAGAGCAAGGGCCAGCAGGCCATCGTGATCGCCGTCGTCGGCGCGCTGATGATCCTGTACGTGCTGGTCGGTGGCATGAAGGGCACCACCTGGGTGCAGATCATCAAGGCCGCGCTGCTCATCGCGGGCGCGTTCGTGATGACCCTCTGGGTGCTCGGCCACTACGGGTTCAACCTGTCCGGGCTGCTCGGGGCCGCCGTGGAGCGGGCCGGTGCCGGTGGTGAGGAGCTGCTCAACCCGGGCGCGCAGTACGGGGCCAGCAGCACCAGCAGGCTCGACTTCGTCTCGCTGGGCATCGCGCTGGTGCTCGGCACCGCAGGGCTGCCGCACGTGCTGATGCGCTTCTACACGGTGCCCACCGCGAAGGAAGCCCGCCGCTCCGTGGTGTGGGCGATCTGGCTGATCGGGCTGTTCTACCTGTTCACGCTGGTGCTCGGCTACGGCGCCGGGGCCATGGTCGGGCCCGAGGCGATCAAGGACGCGCCGGGCGGCGTGAACTCGGCGGCACCGCTGCTGGCGCTGCAGCTGGGCGGCCCGCTGCTGCTCGGGTTCATCTCCGCGGTCGCGTTCGCGACCATCCTCGCCGTCGTCGCCGGCCTCACGATCACCGCTTCGGCGTCGTTCGCGCACGACATCTACGCCAACGTGCTCAAGAAGGGGAAGGTCGACGACAAGAACCAGGAGGTGAAGGTCGCGCGGATCACCGCGGTGGTGATCGGCATCGTCTCGATCCTCGGCGGCATCGCGGCGAACGGGCAGAACGTGGCGTTCCTGGTGGCGCTGGCGTTCGCGGTCGCGGCCTCGGCGAACCTGCCGACGCTGCTGTACTCGCTGTTCTGGAAGCGGTTCAACACCACCGGGGCGCTGTGGAGCATCTACGGCGGGCTCGCGGTGACCATCGTGCTGATCGTGTTCTCGCCCGCGGTGAGCGGCGACGAGGAGGCGATGTTCCCGGCGCTGGACTTCGCGTGGTTCCCGCTGAAGAACCCCGGGCTGATCTCGATCCCGGTGTCCTTCCTGCTCGGCTACCTCGGGACCGTCCTGAGCAAGGAGCCGCACAACGCGGCGAAGTACGCGGAGATGGAGGTCCGCTCGCTCACCGGGGCGGGCGCCGAGAAGTCCACCCCGCAGCACTGATCGCCTGGGCGGACCGCCCGTCCAGCCGAGTGGACGGGCGGCCCGCCCCACCTCACGACGGGCCCACGGGCGGCGTGGCAGCATCGGGTCCGTGACTACCCCGATGCAAGTACCCGGCGTGCCGCCGGAGGAGCTGCCCGCCGAGCTGCCGGACGCGAAGTCGGTGCTGCTGGACGTGCGGGAGAACGACGAGTGGGCCGCGGGCCACGCCCCGGGCGCGCTGCACATCCCGATGAACGAGGTGCCGCAGCGCCTCGACGAGATCCCCGAGGCCGACCAGGTCTACGTGGTGTGCCGCTCCGGCGGCCGGTCCGCGCGGGTCACGGCCTACCTGAACGCGAACGGCTGGGACGCGGTGAACGTGGAGCGCGGCATGAACGGCTGGTCGGCGATCGGCCGTCCGGTGGTGTCGGACGAGCCCGGCGCCGACCCGATCGTGCTGTGACGACGCCGCCGGACCGCCCGGCCGGATCGGGCCTGCGGGTGGAGTGGGTGGCCACTCCGCCCGGTGGCCTGCGGCCGCGGCGCCGCGCGCGCCCACCGGCCCGCTATTCGGGCCCGCCGTCCTACCCGGGCGTCCCCCGCTGGGGTTTTCCGCTGCTGGGCTGGCGGTGGCCGTTGGCGTTGCCGACGCGCCCGCAGGTCGACCCGGTGCAGCGGGTGACGTGGCTGTCGGCGATGTCGTGGTCGGCGTTGTGGCTGATGGCGGCGGTGTCCGGCGTGGCGGCGGTGGCCGAGGCCTGGCGGTACGGCCTGCTGCTGATGAGCCGCGGTTCGGCGTTGTCGAAGGTGGCGCTGGACCTGTCGGACACGCTGGTGGTGACCTCGGGCGTGCTGAGCTGGCTGCTCGGCGCGACCAGCGGGGTGTTCGCGGTGCTGTGGCTGGTGTGGGCGCGGCGCGCGTCGGCGCGGCAGCTGGAGGTGGCGCCGCGCCGCCCGGAGTGGCAGGTCGTCGCGGGCGTCCTGGTACCGGGCTGGAACCTGGTGGCGCCGGGCACGGCGCTGGCGGAGCTGGAGCACGGGGTGCTGGTGGCGGCCGGTGCGCGTCGTGCGGCGGAGCGTCCGCGGCCGTCGCGGCTGGTCGGGTGGTGGTGGGGTTCGTGGGCGTTGAGCCTGCTGCTGGGCTGGGCCGCGCTGCTGTGGGGCTTCCGGGACGGCGTGCAGGCGATGGCGGACGGCGTGGTGCTGCACTTCTGGGCGGACGTGGCGGCGGCCGCGTGCGCGGTGCTGGCGATGCGGGTGATCACATACGTGACGAGCCTGCTGGTGCCGTCGGACCCGACGCTGCTGGCGCGCCCGCGCGTCGTCGGCGTCCGCGGTGCCCCGGAACCGCCGCGCGCGGCTCGCCCGGCGGACGCCCCCCGCTGATCCGACCGCAGGCGAACGACCCACCAGAAGCCCCACCAGGCGTCCAGCCGTACTGGGCGGGTGGCCCGTTCACCTGGCGGGCCTCCGGCGTGGTGGGCTCGGGAGGGCGGTCGGGATAATGCCCGGCATGGCTTCCCCGCAGGTCGTCGCGCACCGCGGTGCGTCGGCGGAACGCGCCGAGCACACCCTCGGCGCCTACCAGGTGGCCCTGGACCAGGGGGCCGACGCGCTGGAGTGCGATGTCCGGGTCACCCGGGACGGGCACCTGGTGTGCGTGCACGACCGCCGGGTGGACCGCACCTCCTCGGGCCGCGGCGTGGTGAGCGAGTTGACGTTGCCCGCGATGTCCCGCTTCGACTTCGCGCACTGGCACCACGAGCTGCCGGAGTCGGCGGACGAGCTGGTGTTCGAGCCGCGGGCGAGCGCGGCGGTGGGCGCCGCGCAGCGCCGCATCCTGACCTTCGACGACCTGCTGGGCCTGGTGCGCGCGCAGCGCAGGCGGATCCGGTTGTTCGCGGAGACGAAGCACCCGGTGCGCTACGCGGGCCTGGTGGAGGCGAAGTTGACGGCGGCGCTGGCCCGGCACGGCGTGTCGGCGCCCGCGCACAAGGACGAGTCGCCGGTGGTGATGATGTCGTTCTCGTCGGCGGCGGTGCGCCGGTTCCGGGCGGACGCGCCGGGCGTGCCGACGGTGCTGCTGTTCGACCGGGCGTCGCGCGCGGTGCGGGCGGGGGAGCTGCCGCGCTGGGCCGACCTGGCGGGCCCGAGCATCCGGTTGCTGCGCCGGGACCCGGAGCTGGCGGGCCGGTGGGCGGCGCGGGGCCGGGACACCTACTGCTGGACGGTGGACGACCCGGCGGACGTGGAGCTGTGCCGCCGCGCGGGGGTGCGGTTCGTGGCGACGAACCGGCCGGGTGCGACGCGGCTGCGG includes:
- a CDS encoding DUF485 domain-containing protein, which translates into the protein MDAETWAAAQNSPEFATLRQRLRKFVFPVSAIFLVWYLIYVLLADYAHGFMSIKLIGNINVGLVLGLLQFVSTFLITTLYVRYANKNLDPVAEQIRERVEGEQR
- a CDS encoding solute symporter family protein, translating into MTTLQAAHPFLAQQTDTASNRWLNIGIFGLFVLVTLVIVFRASRNTRTASDYYAAGRAFSGPQNGIAISGDYLSAASFLGIAGAIAVYGYDGFLYSIGFLVAWLVALLLVAELLRNTGRYTMADVLSFRMRERPVRTAASLSTLAVSFFYLLAQMAGAGGLIALLLGIESKGQQAIVIAVVGALMILYVLVGGMKGTTWVQIIKAALLIAGAFVMTLWVLGHYGFNLSGLLGAAVERAGAGGEELLNPGAQYGASSTSRLDFVSLGIALVLGTAGLPHVLMRFYTVPTAKEARRSVVWAIWLIGLFYLFTLVLGYGAGAMVGPEAIKDAPGGVNSAAPLLALQLGGPLLLGFISAVAFATILAVVAGLTITASASFAHDIYANVLKKGKVDDKNQEVKVARITAVVIGIVSILGGIAANGQNVAFLVALAFAVAASANLPTLLYSLFWKRFNTTGALWSIYGGLAVTIVLIVFSPAVSGDEEAMFPALDFAWFPLKNPGLISIPVSFLLGYLGTVLSKEPHNAAKYAEMEVRSLTGAGAEKSTPQH
- a CDS encoding rhodanese-like domain-containing protein, yielding MQVPGVPPEELPAELPDAKSVLLDVRENDEWAAGHAPGALHIPMNEVPQRLDEIPEADQVYVVCRSGGRSARVTAYLNANGWDAVNVERGMNGWSAIGRPVVSDEPGADPIVL
- a CDS encoding DUF4328 domain-containing protein, which encodes MTTPPDRPAGSGLRVEWVATPPGGLRPRRRARPPARYSGPPSYPGVPRWGFPLLGWRWPLALPTRPQVDPVQRVTWLSAMSWSALWLMAAVSGVAAVAEAWRYGLLLMSRGSALSKVALDLSDTLVVTSGVLSWLLGATSGVFAVLWLVWARRASARQLEVAPRRPEWQVVAGVLVPGWNLVAPGTALAELEHGVLVAAGARRAAERPRPSRLVGWWWGSWALSLLLGWAALLWGFRDGVQAMADGVVLHFWADVAAAACAVLAMRVITYVTSLLVPSDPTLLARPRVVGVRGAPEPPRAARPADAPR
- a CDS encoding glycerophosphodiester phosphodiesterase family protein, with the translated sequence MASPQVVAHRGASAERAEHTLGAYQVALDQGADALECDVRVTRDGHLVCVHDRRVDRTSSGRGVVSELTLPAMSRFDFAHWHHELPESADELVFEPRASAAVGAAQRRILTFDDLLGLVRAQRRRIRLFAETKHPVRYAGLVEAKLTAALARHGVSAPAHKDESPVVMMSFSSAAVRRFRADAPGVPTVLLFDRASRAVRAGELPRWADLAGPSIRLLRRDPELAGRWAARGRDTYCWTVDDPADVELCRRAGVRFVATNRPGATRLRLSGG